The nucleotide sequence AGCGCTGTGCCACTCCTCGCTTACCGGCCTCTGTGCGCTCGGCCGCAGGTGCAGGTGAGCTCCAAGTAAACACAATGCACAGACGCAAGCTGATGATAAGCGAACCCAAAGGTTTGGATCGACAAGGAAGCTTTTCTTATGGCGAACGAAAGAAGCGTATTGCACAAGACAAACTGAGGAATGAGCAAAAAGGAGGTTTGCGTTGGTTGagaaatgtgcaagtcatcccgAATTGGGGGAACCCCACGTTTGCCGCCCCGGATTCGGATGCTCTGTCTACAAAATGGCATCCAAAGGCCCCGTTGAGGCCTAAATGTTGAATGTGGCGGCGGCTTTTCCCCAGGCAGGCCAGCCTCCAAGCTGCCGTCTTTTCTCGCTATCTCGTCTCTGACGCGGTGCTGAATAATCAACGTGGCGGTCGTGGGCGTCGTCGCTTCACTGATAGAGCCTGACATTTTGTAGCTCTTTATCTGTGTCTTGGTGCTAACTTTGATCCAAGGGATTCCAATTCCATTTCTGTATTTATTCTGAGTTAGGCCTCTTTGGGATGTGTTTGTGATGCGAGCCCCATCTGGACAGTGGCCATTGTTTTTAGTTTTAGCGTTGGCTTCATTCGACATTGTTGGCATTGCAGTGCGAGAGACGAGTTACCAGTGTCCAAATCTCCTTGTGGTAAAAGACAAAGGGAAGGCGCGAAGGTTTGGCAATCATTGCTTGTGAACTCCTTGTCAAGGACTTGAGGCTAACAAGGACAAGGCTAACAATTAGCATCAAGGTGGCTGCGTGCACCGCCTCCACCTCATGTTTGTTTGCACTAACGGCCTGTTTGTTGAAATGGCGTCATGGGACAAACTGGTTTCTCacagtgcacacaaacacaaagaagggaaaaaatagAGCACTGGAGGAAGACGAGAGGGGCTATTGTTGTGGACATAAGTCCCTGGGCTTTTTGGGCACGCGCACTCCACTGCTTCCCGCCAGCAAATGAAAGACAAAAAGTGGCTAACTGCATATGAATTGAGGAGAAAACGTGCCTAAGTCAGGTAGCAATTAGCATTGGCCGTATGTCGATGGCCTCGACTCGGCCAGCCCCTCGTGCCTCTCTGGCGTTACTGAGCCAACGCTCGGTCTTGACTCGCCACGGCCAGCTTTGTCTCTGTGGGCAAAAAGTGGTCCCGTGCTAGTTCAGAAGCCCCTTGCGGCGTTTCTGCCACAAAGGCCTATGGAAAGAAACTTGGCTGGGCTTGACGTGCCACTCATGTTTTTCTGGCTCAGGTGGAGTCGTCGCCCATGAAGACAACGTGGTACTGTCCTCTGAATGCGGTGAGGACGCCAATCAATACCAATCAAAACCAGCAGTTATGTGCGTTCCGCAACGAGCAGCATTAACATGTGTGCGTGTCTTGTGCGTGCAGTCCACAGTtgcggaggaggaagaggatggaCTCATCTACACAGTGGTGGTCAAACAAGTGGCTGGCTCGCCCACGGTAAGAGACAGCGTGTGTATACTGCAGATATCTGCATGGGAGAGCCTTTTCGTAGTGGTTTGAAAAACGtctgcgtgcgtgagtgcgtgcatGCCGTGAACTGGGTAAAAGCCtttcagttgtgtgtgtgtgagcaaagTCTGAGTGTGTGAGAGCATTATACTCCTGTGAGAAGTAATTGGTGTGTTGTTTTGGTTTGTCCTTGCGTTTGCAGTCGTGCGTTTCCCGCAGCAAGTATGTGAAGGCAGGCACGGAAGAGAAGCTGACGCTACACCTGCTGCACTCTTTCGCGCTGGGTGACCCGTGCTTTGTCGCCATCTTCCTGGCGACCTATCGCTCTTTCAGCACCACGCAGAAAGTGTTGGATGTGCTCACTGACAGGTAGGGCTCCCGTTTCCGTGGCCGCACCAGACGTTGCCTCACCTGACCTTTGCTCGGGCAGGTTGGAGTGGCCGCCCAGCCACGCTGACGACGGACAGCCCAGGAAATCCTTCAACAGGTCGCCGCGCATTTGACGCCATAAAGAGTTTCGGTCAACGCCTTGATTTACGAGTTGAAATGGTCTGTGACCCCGCTCGTATTTAAACCAAGCGACGGCAGCATTTGGTTGCGTTCTGCCTTCCAAGACACTCGACAGCGTATCCCTCACGGTAAACGGGGGTTGACTGCATTCTGTTCGCGGCCAAGGCAATTGAACAAAGCTCTCTGGCAGAGTCAATTTGGTCATTTGGTGAAGGCAAAGTGCTTGCAAAAGTGTCCCTAATGTTGTGACCTGCACCGCAGAGCCGTGCGCTCGTTGTTTGGCGCATGGCTGTCCGAGTACCCCGAGGACTTCCGCGGCCTCCAGGAGCCTTCGCGCCTCCTGCGATTGGCGCCACTTCTTCCTGGAGACTCACCTTCCGCCGCTGACCTTCGCGCTTGCGTTCTTCGCCTGGCCGAGGAGCTCAGTGAGAAAGCCTTGCTGCCCGACGACGCATATCCAGGTTGAGCCTCAGCCCTACCCCCACcccaatatccatccatccatccatccatccatccatccatccatccattgtctgtaccgcttgtccccacggggtcatgggcgtgctggagcctatcccaacagtcatggggcagtaggcgggggacaccctgccttcgccagccaatcgcagggcacacagagccgaacaaccatccgcactccacTCACAcctggggcaatttggagtgctcaatcggcctaccaaccatgttttggggatgtgcctggagaaaacccacacggggcACGTGGTAaacgtgcaaactccacacagggaaggcCGGAAGTAAAATCGAACCCGCATCCTCCtaattgtgaggcggacgtgctaaccagtgacgCTCCTCCCCAAATAATGCAGAATTAAAAATAGAGGCCGATCAAAGTTAAATAGTACACGACAAAGTATTTTCCAGCAGTCCAAATGTTATGCCTGTAAAGAAGTGATTTATCATTTTTTAATCCTTCTGTAGCCTCTCACGCGGGTCAGACCTTGACAGCAAAAAATGTATGTCCCAGGGGCAGAGGTGAACGTCGCCAGCAGCCCGTCGTCTCGGGATACACGTCAGTTCCAGGCCGCCGCCATTCTGGGTTTCCCGACGGCCGTCGTGGCCGAGCAGCTCACCCGCATTGAAACGGTGAGAGAAAATGTCTGCGTTGCCGTCTTTCGCTTTTGCGTCACCACTTCCGTGGGCTTTGCGCTGTCGGTCTTCATTTGGGATTCTGGAGAAAATGGTTAGACTCGCCGATACTTGGCGCAACTCACCTGTGCCAAACGTGTCTGCATGCGTGTAGGATCTGTTCGTGCGCCTGGTGCCGTACCATTGCCTGGGCTCGCTGTGGTCGCAGCGCGACAAGAAAGGCCACGAGGGCGCGTGCTGGTCCGTGCGGGCCACCGTCCGCCAGTTCAACTGTCTGGCCAACGCTGTGCTGGTCTCATGCCTGAGCGGCAGTGCTGGCACACGGAGGCCGGCCAGGCTGCTGGAGAAGTGGATCGCCGTGGCCCAGGTGAGCGCTGGTGCCAACCGGCTTCAGCGCACGGCTCGCCTTGTAGCTCTGCCTTGCATTTGCACCTCACGCTCGCTTTATTAAGGCGTGTCGCGGCAAGAAGAACTTCTCTTCGCTGTATGCCATCGTGTCGGCCCTGCAGAGCAACCCCATGCACCGCTTGAGGAGGACGTGGCAGGACACCGACAGGTACGGACGTGCGCCTTGACTCTTTTGACTGCATGTGCTTAGGCTCATAATGTGATGTCAAATTGTTGTGCGTGCGACTGTTTGTTTTCCAGGGAGATGATGAAGAAGTACGAGGATCTGTGCGAGATCTTCTCGGACAAGGACAACTACTCGCAGAGCCGAGAGTTGCTTAAGGAGGTGATGCGAGAGAAAAAAATCCTCTGCGTGGAATGACAAATATTTGCGCTGTACAGATGAGCTGAGAGCAGTTGAGACGTCTCACTGGACAATGTATCCTTTTGTCTGCCTGTGTGTGTTCATAccgcccccaggtggccaaggtGGGCACATTATAATGAGCAGGATGGCCTCCCAAAACGCTTCCATTCTTATGTCTTTGCTGTGAGAAGTTGTCAGCGAGTGTACTATGacgatttttttgggggagggcTTGAATCTAGGAATTCAGGGCATTTGCCTTTGTTCTATCAGGAAAatcgtttttttaaatcatgccaGCATCGTGAGTACCAAATGTACCAAATAGCGTTTTGCCACTCAAttaattttttcccctttttgtgTCGAACGTAGGAAGGCACATCTAAGTTTGCCAACCTGGACGAGCACATCACCAGCAAGCGCGCTACAGAGGTGAGCCCAATTCATATCAAATAGCACTTGGGAAAAAAGTAAGGAACCCAATGCGGGATATAGGCCAACCTTTGGGGTTGAATTGTTTGAGCCCAAGTAAGGGAACCTGATTTGGAGCCAAGATCGGCGCAAAGCTCGCAAAAGCAAAAACGTGCTGGTTTGAAAAGCAGACGGTGTCATGGTCTTGCTGACTTTTTTGTCAGTGGGGCGCGTGCCAGGGCACGGTGCCCTACCTGGGCCAGTTCCTGACCGACCTGACCATGCTGGACACCGCTGTCAAGGATCGGCTGGAGGTCAGTGCGTCGCTGCCTTTGCATGCTTTGCCCGCCTCTTTGCTGACCCGCGTGGTCTCGTTGCAGAACGGCTACATCAACTTTGACAAGCGCCGACGCGTGAGTGGACGCGTAGTTAGCCAATCTGAGACATGAAGGCCGCGCCCATAATGAGAGACTTTAGGAGCCAGCCACTCTGCCAGCGCGGTCGCAATCTCACGCTCTTTGCGCGCTTCGatcctctttgcttggattccttTGTTGCTCCTCTTTGACAGGAATTTGAGGTTCTAGCTCAAATCCAGCTGCTGCAGTCGTCGTGTAAAAACTGCTCCTTGGTACCGGATGAGGCCTTCATGCGCTGGTACCGCAGCGTTCCCACGCTAAGCGACCAGGAAAGGTAAACTATGTTCAGCAATGACAACAACCCCGCTATGACGCCCCTTTATTTCAGAAAAAGGAGACGGCCACTCGTGCATGTTTAGTTACAGACTATCCAATGAGATCGAAGCACCTTGCGAAGCGGTGCCACAAGCCTGCGGCGGCCTGCCGACCGTCGTCATCACGCAGTGCCCCAAGTAAGTCCGCCTGGCCGAAGCGTCCCGCCTGTCTCGCCATGTTCTGACACTTGCTTGTGTCCAGCTTCAGCGTCTCCGTGAGCGGCCCGGCCGACGCTCCCTCGGACTCGTCCTGGCCCGTCAACAGC is from Syngnathus scovelli strain Florida chromosome 9, RoL_Ssco_1.2, whole genome shotgun sequence and encodes:
- the LOC125975145 gene encoding ral guanine nucleotide dissociation stimulator-like 2 isoform X2, with protein sequence MLPRHAPAGGYDLPGSSAVPLLAYRPLCARPQVQVESSPMKTTWYCPLNASTVAEEEEDGLIYTVVVKQVAGSPTSCVSRSKYVKAGTEEKLTLHLLHSFALGDPCFVAIFLATYRSFSTTQKVLDVLTDRLEWPPSHADDGQPRKSFNRAVRSLFGAWLSEYPEDFRGLQEPSRLLRLAPLLPGDSPSAADLRACVLRLAEELSEKALLPDDAYPGAEVNVASSPSSRDTRQFQAAAILGFPTAVVAEQLTRIETDLFVRLVPYHCLGSLWSQRDKKGHEGACWSVRATVRQFNCLANAVLVSCLSGSAGTRRPARLLEKWIAVAQACRGKKNFSSLYAIVSALQSNPMHRLRRTWQDTDREMMKKYEDLCEIFSDKDNYSQSRELLKEEGTSKFANLDEHITSKRATEWGACQGTVPYLGQFLTDLTMLDTAVKDRLENGYINFDKRRREFEVLAQIQLLQSSCKNCSLVPDEAFMRWYRSVPTLSDQESYRLSNEIEAPCEAVPQACGGLPTVVITQCPNFSVSVSGPADAPSDSSWPVNSLLSKLTKHMRSPSVSCLDVDTSPPLAINGSAASRLVPGTPPKSHRRSASCGNNQPVAGSRGQSSGPDMCIIRIRMDLQDGNLYRSILVTSDDKTPAAIGMALEKHNQDPVRASAYELVQLLPEGKELLIPATGNVFYAMTPSSVDFLLRRKAGNTPADQLERSAAATYPLIKSKGRRLARTFF
- the LOC125975145 gene encoding ral guanine nucleotide dissociation stimulator-like 1 isoform X1 — encoded protein: MLPRHAPAGGYDLPGSSAVPLLAYRPLCARPQVQVESSPMKTTWYCPLNASTVAEEEEDGLIYTVVVKQVAGSPTSCVSRSKYVKAGTEEKLTLHLLHSFALGDPCFVAIFLATYRSFSTTQKVLDVLTDRLEWPPSHADDGQPRKSFNRAVRSLFGAWLSEYPEDFRGLQEPSRLLRLAPLLPGDSPSAADLRACVLRLAEELSEKALLPDDAYPGAEVNVASSPSSRDTRQFQAAAILGFPTAVVAEQLTRIETDLFVRLVPYHCLGSLWSQRDKKGHEGACWSVRATVRQFNCLANAVLVSCLSGSAGTRRPARLLEKWIAVAQACRGKKNFSSLYAIVSALQSNPMHRLRRTWQDTDREMMKKYEDLCEIFSDKDNYSQSRELLKEEGTSKFANLDEHITSKRATEWGACQGTVPYLGQFLTDLTMLDTAVKDRLENGYINFDKRRREFEVLAQIQLLQSSCKNCSLVPDEAFMRWYRSVPTLSDQESYRLSNEIEAPCEAVPQACGGLPTVVITQCPNFSVSVSGPADAPSDSSWPVNSLLSKLTKVSAGLLLPASRACVRAIASSRRVTVASSDDPQLLEHMRSPSVSCLDVDTSPPLAINGSAASRLVPGTPPKSHRRSASCGNNQPVAGSRGQSSGPDMCIIRIRMDLQDGNLYRSILVTSDDKTPAAIGMALEKHNQDPVRASAYELVQLLPEGKELLIPATGNVFYAMTPSSVDFLLRRKAGNTPADQLERSAAATYPLIKSKGRRLARTFF
- the LOC125975145 gene encoding ral guanine nucleotide dissociation stimulator-like 1 isoform X3; the encoded protein is MKTTWYCPLNASTVAEEEEDGLIYTVVVKQVAGSPTSCVSRSKYVKAGTEEKLTLHLLHSFALGDPCFVAIFLATYRSFSTTQKVLDVLTDRLEWPPSHADDGQPRKSFNRAVRSLFGAWLSEYPEDFRGLQEPSRLLRLAPLLPGDSPSAADLRACVLRLAEELSEKALLPDDAYPGAEVNVASSPSSRDTRQFQAAAILGFPTAVVAEQLTRIETDLFVRLVPYHCLGSLWSQRDKKGHEGACWSVRATVRQFNCLANAVLVSCLSGSAGTRRPARLLEKWIAVAQACRGKKNFSSLYAIVSALQSNPMHRLRRTWQDTDREMMKKYEDLCEIFSDKDNYSQSRELLKEEGTSKFANLDEHITSKRATEWGACQGTVPYLGQFLTDLTMLDTAVKDRLENGYINFDKRRREFEVLAQIQLLQSSCKNCSLVPDEAFMRWYRSVPTLSDQESYRLSNEIEAPCEAVPQACGGLPTVVITQCPNFSVSVSGPADAPSDSSWPVNSLLSKLTKVSAGLLLPASRACVRAIASSRRVTVASSDDPQLLEHMRSPSVSCLDVDTSPPLAINGSAASRLVPGTPPKSHRRSASCGNNQPVAGSRGQSSGPDMCIIRIRMDLQDGNLYRSILVTSDDKTPAAIGMALEKHNQDPVRASAYELVQLLPEGKELLIPATGNVFYAMTPSSVDFLLRRKAGNTPADQLERSAAATYPLIKSKGRRLARTFF